In Pungitius pungitius chromosome 2, fPunPun2.1, whole genome shotgun sequence, a single window of DNA contains:
- the lingo2 gene encoding leucine-rich repeat and immunoglobulin-like domain-containing nogo receptor-interacting protein 2, producing MVDCLSKVMLHTVVSCWQPFLGLALVAVLVGSTQACPSRCECSAQTKAVVCHRKRMPSIPDGIPTETRVLDLSKNKLTMINPDDFFVFPGLEELDLSGNIISYVEPGAFNGLFTMHSLSLKSNRIKLIPLGVFTGLTNLTRLDISDNKIVILLDYMFQDLHNLKYLEVGDNDLVYISHRAFSGLLSLEMLTLERCNLTVVPTEALSHLHNLVSLHLRYLGIGSLLPHSFKKLFRLRNLEIDNWTSLDNVPANALHGLNLSALFITNTNLSSFPYQALKHLPYLTNLNLSFNRIGHIEGRMLVELVRLNELHLVGTQLTTIEPYAFQGLRGLKVLNVSHNRLDTLEKRVFQSPEALEVLLIDNNPLVCDCRLMWILQKRHSIFFGESQPECSTPEGIRGRPFKEFKETLLSYYVTCTKPKIRENKTQVITVDEGQQAMLSCSAEGTPRPLVSWLSPRRRVLTSRSHGRVTVHNNGTLEIKSAEVQDGGVYLCLASNSAGNDTLMTSLAVKSLGSLYANRTQYYTDPSNATANGTAGVTLGLDLKTILVSTAMGCFTFLGVVLFCFLLLFVWSRGKGKHKNNIDVEYVPRSKSNGTNVDSAEGQAGPRRFNMKMM from the coding sequence ATGGTCGACTGTCTGAGCAAAGTCATGCTGCACACGGTCGTCTCATGCTGGCAACCGTTCCTGGGACTGGCCCTGGTGGCCGTCTTGGTGGGCTCCACCCAGGCCTGTCCCTCGCGCTGCGAGTGTTCAGCGCAGACCAAGGCGGTCGTCTGTCACCGCAAGCGCATGCCCAGCATCCCGGACGGCATCCCGACCGAGACCAGGGTCCTGGACCTTAGTAAGAACAAGCTGACCATGATCAACCCGGACgacttttttgtctttcctgGGCTCGAGGAACTCGACCTCAGTGGAAATATTATTAGTTATGTTGAGCCCGGAGCTTTCAACGGACTGTTTACGATGCACTCGCTCAGTCTCAAGAGCAACCGCATCAAGCTGATCCCTCTGGGCGTCTTCACAGGCTTAACAAATCTTACCCGACTGGATATAAGTGACAACAAGATCGTCATCCTGCTGGATTACATGTTCCAGGACTTGCACAATCTAAAGTATTTGGAAGTGGGGGACAATGATCTGGTTTACATTTCTCACCGTGCATTCAGTGGGCTTTTGAGCCTGGAGATGCTAACCTTAGAAAGGTGTAACCTCACAGTTGTACCCACCGAGGCCCTTTCCCACCTGCATAACCTGGTCAGCCTCCATTTACGTTACCTCGGCATCGGCTCTTTGCTTCCTCACTCGTTCAAAAAACTGTTCCGCCTGCGGAATTTAGAAATCGACAACTGGACTTCACTGGACAATGTGCCGGCCAACGCACTGCACGGCCTGAACCTGTCCGCTCTGTTCATAACCAACACCAACCTGTCCTCCTTCCCTTACCAAGCCTTGAAGCATCTACCCTACCTGACGAACCTCAACCTGTCCTTCAACCGCATCGGGCACATTGAAGGCAGGATGCTGGTGGAACTGGTGCGGCTTAATGAGCTCCATCTGGTCGGAACTCAGCTAACAACCATTGAGCCGTATGCCTTCCAGGGCCTGAGGGGGCTTAAAGTCCTCAACGTCTCTCACAACCGACTGGATACGCTGGAGAAGCGAGTCTTTCAGTCCCCCGAGGCTCTTGAGGTTCTTCTGATTGACAACAACCCCTTGGTGTGTGACTGTCGTCTCATGTGGATCCTACAGAAAAGGCACTCCATCTTCTTTGGAGAATCACAGCCGGAGTGCAGCACACCTGAAGGTATCCGTGGACGGCCTTTTAAAGAGTTCAAGGAGACTCTCTTGTCTTACTACGTCACGTGCACCAAGCCAAAGATCCGTGAGAACAAAACACAAGTGATTACTGTGGACGAGGGCCAGCAGGCGATGTTGAGCTGCAGTGCCGAAGGAACCCCGAGGCCCCTGGTGTCCTGGCTGTCGCCACGGCGACGGGTCCTGACAAGCAGGAGCCACGGAAGAGTCACTGTCCACAACAACGGAACGCTGGAGATCAAGTCGGCGGAGGTGCAGGACGGCGGCGTCTACCTGTGCCTCGCCTCAAACAGTGCCGGGAACGACACCCTGATGACTTCGTTGGCGGTGAAAAGCCTGGGATCACTGTACGCCAACAGGACCCAGTACTACACCGACCCCAGCAACGCCACCGCCAACGGCACGGCCGGTGTGACCCTCGGCTTGGACCTAAAGACCATTTTAGTTTCAACCGCCATGGGGTGTTTCACGTTTCTCGGAgtggtgttgttttgtttcctgcTTCTCTTCGTTTGGAGCAGAGGGAAaggaaaacataaaaacaacatagACGTTGAATACGTGCCTCGGTCAAAGTCCAACGGCACTAATGTTGACTCTGCGGAGGGACAAGCCGGTCCTCGTCGttttaacatgaaaatgatGTGA